A single Pseudochaenichthys georgianus chromosome 10, fPseGeo1.2, whole genome shotgun sequence DNA region contains:
- the LOC139434666 gene encoding zinc finger protein 583-like, which yields METEADGEDFREPARNSDPESSLQPKTEDHTGDSSEETDDSSEPDTEHSADWKETREPASGSNSLRNRQESVSDPRRSAEKKPFSCSVCKKAFRYRQVLNQHMRIHTGEKPFRCSVCKKAFSHSGSLKVHMRIHKREKTHSCSVCEKAFSRSGNLKEHMRIHTGEKTHSCSVCKKAFSHSENLKEHMRIHTGEKTHSCSVCKKAFSQSGSLKVHMSVHTGEKTHSCSVCKKAFSQSGSLKVHMRIHTGKETHSCSVCKKAFSRSRSLKEHMIIHTGEKTHSCSVCEKAFSRSGSLKEHMRIHTGEKTHSCSVCKKAFSRSRSLKEHMRIHTGEKTHSCSVCKKAFSRSGSLKLHMRVHTGEKAHICSVCKKAFSQSGSLKAHMRVHTGEKPFKSNVCDKRSKWRGHFQRHKCVGRQSSQLNEIQTEDNGEAEPPISSSAEHMETEADGEDNE from the coding sequence atggaaacagaagctgatggagaggactttcgagaaccagccaggaactcagatccagagagcagtttacaaccaaagactgaggaccacactggagactcttctgaagagactgatgactcttctgaacctgataCTGAacacagtgctgattggaaggagaccagagaacctgcctcaggctcaaactcactgaGAAATAGACAagaatctgtcagtgatccCCGAcgtagtgctgaaaagaaaccattcagctgctcagtttgtaagaaagcttttagatataGACAAGTTCTAAAtcaacacatgagaatccacacaggagagaaaccctttcgttgctcagtctgtaagaaagctttttcacacagtggaagtttaaaggtacacatgagaatccacaaaagagagaaaacacacagctgctcagtctgtgagaaagctttttcacggagtggaaatttaaaggaacacatgagaatccacacaggagagaaaacacacagctgctcagtctgtaagaaagctttttcacacagTGAaaatttaaaggaacacatgagaatccacacaggagagaaaacacacagctgctcagtctgtaagaaagctttttcacagagtggaagtttaaaggtaCACATGAgcgtccacacaggagagaaaacacacagctgctcagtctgtaagaaagctttttcacagagtggaagtttaaaggtacacatgagaatccacacaggaaaggaaacacacagctgctcagtctgtaagaaagctttttcacggagtagaagtttaaaggaacacatgataattcacacaggagagaaaacacacagctgctcagtttgtgagaaagctttttcacggagtggaagtttaaaggaacacatgagaatccacacaggagagaaaacacacagctgctcagtctgtaagaaagctttttcacggagtagaagtttaaaggaacacatgagaattcacacaggagagaaaacacacagctgctcagtctgtaagaaagctttttcacggagtggaagtttaaagttacacatgagagtccacacaggagagaaagcacacatctgctcagtctgtaagaaagcattttcacagagtggaagtttaaaggcacacatgagagtccacacaggagagaaaccattcaaaagcaatgtttgtgacaaaagatcTAAATGGCGTGGTCATTTCCAAAGGcacaagtgtgttggtcgtcagtcctcacagcttaatgaaattcaaactgaggataacggagaggcagagcctccaatcagcagctcagctgaacacatggaaacagaagctgatggagaggacaaTGAATAA